In Syntrophus gentianae, a single window of DNA contains:
- a CDS encoding helix-turn-helix domain-containing protein — MSAELVHEELKTFVSDLKAAREAKGLSLKNVHEKTRISVTILDALEKGEFHLLPPDVYTRNFIRNYAEFLEVDSKPILDSFKDEKEYAAPPVLQKETMETLPSSERHHWKHLVLGVSVFFFIGVLVWLLVSYADKSILLKSSGSGERERTASSGEAPVGANSGIKDVATLPSSTKPLPETTNTFPPQAAEPDHPQASSSHEAAGPYTLIIEAKEKTWLRIRTDDEEATERTMKPGERLDLSARERFTLDIGNAAGVRVLFQDRLLENLGEEGQVVHLSLP, encoded by the coding sequence ATGAGTGCAGAGCTGGTTCATGAGGAACTGAAAACATTTGTATCCGATTTGAAAGCCGCCAGGGAAGCAAAGGGACTTTCATTGAAGAATGTTCATGAAAAGACGAGGATTAGCGTTACGATTCTGGATGCGCTAGAAAAAGGCGAGTTCCATCTTTTACCGCCTGATGTCTATACGCGGAATTTTATCCGGAATTATGCCGAGTTTCTTGAGGTGGACTCTAAGCCCATTCTGGATTCTTTCAAAGATGAAAAGGAATATGCAGCGCCTCCGGTTCTTCAGAAGGAAACAATGGAAACCCTTCCCTCTTCTGAGCGGCATCATTGGAAACATCTTGTCCTGGGTGTTTCCGTTTTCTTTTTTATCGGTGTTCTTGTCTGGCTGCTTGTTTCCTATGCAGATAAATCCATTCTTTTAAAAAGTTCCGGCTCCGGGGAACGTGAAAGAACAGCATCGTCCGGAGAGGCGCCTGTCGGCGCCAATTCGGGCATTAAGGATGTTGCGACTCTTCCGTCTTCAACAAAACCTCTGCCGGAAACAACAAACACCTTTCCACCACAAGCTGCCGAACCAGACCATCCTCAAGCCTCTTCCTCACACGAGGCTGCCGGACCTTACACCCTTATTATTGAAGCCAAGGAAAAGACCTGGCTGAGAATCCGGACCGATGATGAAGAGGCTACGGAACGAACGATGAAGCCGGGAGAAAGGCTGGATCTAAGTGCGAGGGAACGCTTTACGCTGGATATCGGCAATGCGGCGGGCGTTCGGGTGTTGTTTCAGGATCGGCTGCTGGAAAATCTGGGGGAAGAGGGTCAGGTGGTTCACCTCAGCCTTCCCTGA
- a CDS encoding twin-arginine translocase TatA/TatE family subunit: MFGIGMPELLVILVIILIIFGAGKLPEIGGAIGKGIKNFKKATNEPEEIDVTSPPKKIEPK, from the coding sequence ATGTTTGGAATTGGAATGCCTGAATTGCTGGTCATTCTGGTGATCATTCTGATCATCTTCGGAGCCGGCAAACTTCCGGAAATCGGAGGTGCAATCGGCAAGGGGATCAAGAACTTCAAGAAAGCAACAAACGAACCTGAAGAGATCGACGTTACTTCCCCGCCAAAGAAGATTGAACCGAAGTAA
- a CDS encoding single-stranded DNA-binding protein, with product MINKAILVGRLGKDPEVRYTPDGAMVTSFSLATDEQWKDKSGEKVQKTEWHNIVTFGKLAEICGNYLAKGLLVYIEGRIRTRSWEGKDGVKRYTTEIIASDMKMLSPKGADRGEARNASEGHFTPFNDSPPLPEDDVPF from the coding sequence ATGATCAATAAGGCGATCTTAGTTGGCAGGCTGGGGAAAGATCCGGAGGTGCGCTACACACCCGACGGCGCCATGGTCACCAGTTTCAGTCTGGCCACGGATGAACAGTGGAAAGATAAAAGTGGCGAGAAAGTTCAGAAGACGGAGTGGCACAACATCGTCACTTTCGGCAAACTTGCCGAGATCTGCGGCAATTACCTGGCCAAGGGACTTCTGGTTTATATCGAAGGGCGAATCCGGACCCGATCCTGGGAAGGTAAGGACGGCGTCAAACGGTATACAACGGAGATCATTGCCTCGGATATGAAGATGCTCAGTCCGAAAGGGGCTGACCGGGGTGAAGCCAGGAACGCGTCAGAGGGACATTTCACACCCTTCAACGATTCTCCGCCACTGCCGGAGGATGATGTTCCCTTCTGA
- the lysS gene encoding lysine--tRNA ligase, whose protein sequence is MADSELLRKRLEKMNALKAEGIDLYPNDARVGHTTASILERFKDADNEVLAGINERFTLAGRLMAVRNFGKAAFINIQDRKGRMQAYLHRNSIGDAAYSLFKRLDVGDIVFIGGKPIRTKTGELTLEVDELRLLSKAIRPLPEKWHGLTDVETRYRQRHVDLIVNPKVREVFVTRSRIINAIRQFMDERDFLEVETPMMQPKAGGATARPFKTHHNALGMDLYLRIAPELYLKRLITGGMERVYEINRNFRNEGISTFHNPEFTMMEFYQAYATYEDLMNFTEELLTSVAQSVSGGLQFQYQGMDIDLTPPWTRISVKDAILRYDGVAPDVLENQEKAYAYARELGLEVKETDALGKIVTAIFEEVVEKKLIQPTFVTLYPVEVSPLSRRNAADPGLTDRFELYIAGKEIANAFSELNDPEDQRGRFLMQAKEREEGNEETHVMDEDYVQVLEYAMPPTAGEGIGIDRLIMLLTDSPSIRDVILFPHMRRKEQESE, encoded by the coding sequence ATGGCAGATAGCGAACTTTTGCGGAAAAGACTTGAGAAAATGAATGCCCTGAAGGCGGAAGGGATAGACTTGTACCCCAATGATGCCCGTGTCGGCCATACGACCGCATCGATTCTGGAGCGCTTCAAGGATGCCGATAATGAGGTGCTGGCGGGGATTAACGAACGCTTTACATTGGCGGGAAGATTGATGGCTGTCCGGAATTTCGGAAAAGCGGCCTTTATAAACATTCAGGACAGAAAAGGAAGGATGCAGGCTTATCTGCACCGGAACAGCATCGGGGATGCGGCTTACTCCCTCTTTAAGAGACTGGATGTGGGGGATATCGTTTTTATCGGCGGCAAGCCCATTCGAACCAAAACGGGAGAGTTGACGCTTGAAGTGGATGAATTGCGACTGTTGTCCAAGGCCATCCGGCCTCTGCCCGAAAAATGGCATGGTCTGACGGATGTTGAGACCCGCTACCGGCAGCGCCATGTGGATCTGATCGTCAATCCGAAGGTGCGGGAGGTTTTCGTGACCCGGAGCCGGATCATCAATGCCATCCGTCAGTTCATGGACGAGCGGGATTTCCTGGAAGTGGAAACGCCCATGATGCAACCCAAGGCCGGTGGAGCGACGGCGCGGCCTTTCAAGACCCATCACAATGCCCTGGGGATGGACCTGTATCTTCGCATCGCTCCTGAGCTCTATCTGAAACGGCTCATTACCGGCGGAATGGAACGGGTTTATGAAATCAACCGGAATTTCCGCAACGAAGGGATATCCACCTTTCACAACCCTGAGTTTACGATGATGGAATTCTATCAGGCCTATGCGACTTATGAGGATCTGATGAACTTTACGGAGGAATTGCTGACATCCGTCGCGCAGAGCGTTTCCGGAGGGCTGCAGTTCCAGTATCAAGGGATGGATATTGATCTGACCCCGCCCTGGACGAGGATCTCGGTCAAGGATGCCATTCTCCGTTACGATGGAGTTGCGCCGGACGTTCTGGAAAATCAGGAGAAGGCCTATGCCTATGCCCGCGAACTGGGCCTGGAAGTAAAGGAAACGGACGCTCTTGGTAAAATCGTGACGGCCATCTTTGAAGAGGTTGTGGAGAAGAAACTCATTCAACCCACCTTTGTGACCCTTTATCCCGTGGAGGTTTCTCCTCTTTCCCGGCGCAACGCCGCCGATCCCGGCCTCACCGACCGCTTCGAACTGTATATTGCCGGAAAGGAGATAGCCAACGCCTTTTCCGAGCTCAATGATCCGGAGGACCAGCGGGGGCGTTTCCTGATGCAGGCCAAGGAACGGGAAGAAGGCAACGAAGAAACGCACGTCATGGATGAAGATTATGTTCAGGTCCTGGAATATGCCATGCCGCCGACAGCCGGCGAGGGAATCGGGATCGATCGGCTCATTATGCTCTTGACGGATTCGCCTTCCATCCGGGATGTCATCCTCTTTCCTCACATGCGGAGGAAGGAACAGGAATCGGAATAA
- a CDS encoding lipoprotein-releasing ABC transporter permease subunit, whose protein sequence is MSYEFFINLRYLRAKRKQVFVSIITFISIAGIFLGVAALIIVLAVMNGFETDLRNKILGINSHIVLMEYQGAMKNYPQVMSEVKKIPGVVASTPFIYSQAMLKSENSVSGAVLRGLSLKDAFGVLDLGRMQAGSVQALAEPQRRESATGAAEVAPGIVIGKELAKNMGLILHDPVYIITPMGISTPMGFVPRMKKFVVVGIFDSGFYEYDSTLAYVSLQDCQAFLNLGDTVSGLEIKVDDIYRADVIARNIEKKLGFPYWARHWMEMNKNLFSALKLEKRVMFIILSLIVLVAAFNIISTLIMVVMEKNKDIAILKSMGATSGSIMKIFVFQGLTIGMIGTTLGTVAGLVLSYNLSRLSAFIEQLFGFKILPGDVYYLNQLPSRVDYTDVAIIVVGSILISFLSTLYPSRRAARLDPAEALRNE, encoded by the coding sequence ATGTCCTATGAATTTTTTATTAATCTGCGCTATCTTCGCGCAAAAAGGAAGCAAGTCTTTGTTTCCATCATTACGTTCATTTCCATAGCGGGAATCTTTCTGGGTGTGGCCGCACTGATTATCGTTCTTGCCGTGATGAACGGGTTTGAAACGGATCTGCGCAACAAGATCCTGGGGATCAATTCACACATCGTTCTGATGGAGTATCAGGGCGCCATGAAGAATTATCCGCAGGTCATGAGCGAGGTCAAAAAAATTCCGGGGGTTGTGGCCTCTACACCCTTTATTTACAGTCAGGCCATGCTGAAAAGTGAGAACAGCGTCAGTGGCGCTGTCCTGCGAGGTCTGTCTCTTAAGGACGCCTTCGGGGTTCTCGATCTCGGGCGGATGCAGGCTGGAAGCGTCCAGGCCCTCGCGGAACCGCAGCGGCGCGAGAGTGCGACCGGAGCCGCGGAAGTTGCGCCCGGAATTGTGATCGGTAAGGAGCTTGCTAAAAATATGGGCCTGATCCTTCATGATCCGGTTTACATCATCACGCCCATGGGAATATCCACCCCGATGGGATTTGTCCCGCGCATGAAGAAATTCGTGGTCGTCGGCATCTTCGATTCGGGGTTCTACGAGTACGATTCCACTCTTGCCTATGTATCCCTCCAGGATTGCCAGGCGTTCCTGAACCTGGGCGATACGGTTTCGGGGCTGGAGATCAAGGTGGATGATATCTATCGTGCCGATGTCATTGCCCGGAACATTGAGAAAAAACTCGGCTTTCCCTACTGGGCCAGGCATTGGATGGAAATGAACAAGAATCTTTTCTCAGCGCTCAAGCTGGAGAAACGGGTCATGTTTATTATTCTCAGTCTGATTGTACTGGTTGCCGCCTTCAACATCATCAGCACCCTGATCATGGTGGTCATGGAAAAAAACAAGGACATCGCGATCCTGAAGTCCATGGGCGCCACATCGGGCAGCATTATGAAAATCTTTGTGTTCCAGGGATTGACCATCGGGATGATTGGAACGACGCTGGGAACTGTGGCGGGGCTTGTCCTGTCTTACAATCTGTCCCGGTTATCGGCGTTTATCGAACAACTCTTCGGGTTCAAGATCCTGCCGGGAGATGTCTATTATCTTAACCAACTGCCCTCCCGGGTGGATTATACGGACGTTGCCATTATCGTGGTCGGATCCATCCTGATTTCATTTCTTTCCACACTCTATCCCTCCCGCAGAGCAGCGCGGCTGGACCCGGCGGAGGCCCTGCGAAATGAATAA
- a CDS encoding ABC transporter ATP-binding protein, translating to MIQVQDLKKTFVKDGNRIEVLRGLNLTIDNGDSLAILGVSGAGKTTFVHILGTLDHPTSGEVLFNGLDVFKWPAKKLASFRNRTIGFVFQFHNLLPEFNSLENTMMPALIHGMSRRDALARAETILHDVGLGDRMTHKPAELSGGEQQRVAVARALIMEPEILLADEPTGNLDTETGRKIEDILLDLNQRKGITLIVVTHNQSLAGRMSRSIGLRDGEIYTCG from the coding sequence GTGATTCAGGTGCAGGACCTCAAAAAGACCTTTGTTAAAGACGGCAACCGGATTGAAGTACTGCGCGGACTGAATCTGACAATTGACAACGGGGATTCGCTGGCGATTCTCGGTGTCTCGGGGGCGGGAAAGACAACCTTCGTCCACATCCTGGGAACACTGGATCATCCGACTTCGGGAGAAGTCCTTTTTAATGGTCTGGATGTCTTTAAATGGCCGGCAAAAAAGCTGGCGTCCTTCAGGAACCGGACGATCGGCTTTGTCTTTCAGTTCCACAATCTGCTGCCGGAGTTCAACAGTCTTGAGAATACGATGATGCCGGCCCTGATTCACGGCATGTCGCGGCGGGACGCTCTTGCCAGGGCTGAAACGATATTGCATGATGTAGGCCTTGGTGATAGGATGACGCACAAACCTGCGGAACTATCCGGGGGCGAGCAACAGCGGGTTGCCGTCGCCCGGGCGCTGATCATGGAACCGGAAATTCTTCTCGCTGATGAACCCACTGGGAATCTCGATACGGAAACCGGTCGAAAAATTGAGGATATTCTTTTGGATCTTAACCAGCGAAAGGGGATTACCCTGATTGTGGTAACCCATAACCAGTCTTTAGCCGGGAGAATGTCGCGAAGCATTGGCTTGCGGGATGGGGAAATATATACCTGTGGATAA
- the bamA gene encoding outer membrane protein assembly factor BamA: MDKRILISFCRIFVIGLAAFLLGTGNLLAAEATRIVVLPFDVFTSTDKAFLQEALSSNLSSEFRKSRNVQLIEESAYAKILAGQAVTEALGYKVGSDTGAAYVVLGSLSEFGETLSADIRILDIRQGKGMPPLFVQGKRSSLDKLAAELKTTVLLKIAPELRIVRVEILGNKKIGTSAIEQVLQSRQGGLFSEESVSTDIKAIYRMGYFNDVSADVTITPEGRVLVFNVQEKAMIAEVQIEGNKALSRSDIEAVMGVKPKQILNAEKVKADVQKIKELYDSKGYYNAEVRDRIETSGPKDMRVVYHITEGQRLYIEKISFEGNKTYSDKELRNMLSTTERGIFSFFTDAGILKRDQLKQDVAKLNVFYLNNGFMNAQVGEPEISHDRKGIYVKIPITEGERYRVGKVEVTGDELTVSRSDLLAKMKITKKEHFDREAIMKDIEYLTQACNDEGYAYADVSPRTIPQEKSQSVDIVFDITKGKHVYFNRIEITGNTKTRDKVIRRELAIKEGALYNSTNLKKSYANLNRLRYFEEIDFQTEKGPDETKTDVNIRVKEKQTGLFSVGAGYSALEHAVLTAQISQQNLFGRGQILSLKANIGSATTMYELSFVEPYLMDLPLWSKFDIWNMEREYDSYDLDTKGVGFTLGYPLWPQYHITGFFSYRLSLDDVTDIDDDASKYVKDQEGENTTSGVTLTLARDTTDDNIFPSKGSKHSASVEFTGGPLGGDTGFTKYNVSSTWFFPLPLETVLGTRGRIGYIASRSGEKLPIYERFYLGGINSLRGLRDVGPKDDEGDVIGGTTMFNVNVDFVFPLIKNAGMKGVIFYDTGNAWDGGYHLGDMRHTAGLGIRWYSPIGPLRLEWGYVLDREDDEPASRWEFTMGMFM; this comes from the coding sequence GTGGATAAGAGAATATTAATTTCGTTTTGCAGAATCTTCGTGATCGGGCTTGCCGCTTTTCTGCTGGGAACGGGGAATCTCCTTGCCGCAGAAGCGACCCGCATCGTCGTCCTTCCCTTCGATGTCTTTACCTCCACGGATAAAGCCTTCCTCCAGGAGGCCCTTTCCAGCAATCTGTCCAGCGAATTCCGGAAATCCAGAAATGTCCAGCTGATCGAGGAAAGCGCTTATGCAAAGATCCTTGCCGGCCAGGCGGTCACCGAGGCGCTGGGTTACAAGGTCGGCAGCGATACCGGTGCGGCCTATGTCGTTCTGGGAAGCCTTTCCGAATTCGGTGAAACCCTCAGCGCCGATATCCGGATTCTCGATATCCGCCAGGGAAAAGGCATGCCGCCCCTTTTTGTCCAAGGGAAGAGGAGTTCCCTCGATAAACTTGCGGCAGAACTCAAAACGACCGTTCTGTTAAAGATTGCACCGGAATTGCGCATCGTCCGGGTCGAGATTTTGGGCAATAAGAAGATTGGAACCAGCGCCATTGAACAGGTGCTGCAAAGCCGTCAGGGCGGCCTCTTCTCCGAAGAAAGCGTTTCGACCGACATCAAGGCCATCTACAGGATGGGATATTTTAATGATGTATCGGCAGATGTCACGATCACACCCGAAGGCCGGGTTCTTGTCTTTAATGTCCAGGAAAAAGCCATGATCGCGGAAGTTCAGATCGAGGGCAACAAGGCTCTCAGTCGAAGTGACATTGAGGCGGTCATGGGTGTGAAGCCTAAGCAGATTCTCAATGCGGAGAAAGTGAAGGCAGATGTTCAGAAAATTAAAGAGCTTTATGACAGCAAAGGGTATTATAACGCAGAAGTCCGGGATCGAATCGAAACTTCCGGTCCCAAGGACATGCGCGTTGTTTATCATATTACCGAGGGCCAGAGACTCTATATCGAGAAAATCAGTTTTGAGGGGAATAAAACTTACAGCGACAAAGAACTTCGCAACATGCTGAGCACGACGGAAAGGGGAATTTTTTCGTTTTTCACCGATGCCGGAATCCTTAAAAGAGACCAGTTGAAACAAGATGTTGCCAAACTAAACGTCTTTTATCTGAACAATGGGTTCATGAATGCACAGGTCGGAGAGCCGGAAATTTCCCATGACCGGAAGGGTATTTATGTAAAAATCCCCATTACGGAAGGTGAGAGGTATCGTGTCGGGAAGGTTGAGGTCACCGGAGACGAACTGACCGTTTCCCGGAGCGATCTTCTGGCGAAGATGAAAATCACCAAAAAAGAACATTTTGATCGCGAAGCGATTATGAAGGACATCGAGTATCTGACTCAGGCATGTAACGACGAAGGATATGCCTATGCCGATGTCAGCCCCCGGACGATCCCTCAGGAGAAAAGCCAGTCGGTGGATATCGTCTTCGATATCACCAAAGGAAAACATGTTTACTTCAATCGCATCGAAATCACTGGGAACACCAAGACGCGCGACAAGGTCATACGAAGGGAACTGGCCATTAAAGAGGGGGCTCTCTACAACAGCACGAACCTGAAGAAGAGTTACGCAAATCTCAATCGGCTTCGCTATTTTGAGGAAATTGACTTTCAGACGGAAAAAGGCCCGGATGAAACCAAAACGGATGTCAATATCCGGGTCAAGGAAAAACAGACCGGCCTCTTCAGCGTCGGTGCCGGTTACAGCGCCTTGGAACATGCCGTGCTGACGGCGCAGATATCCCAGCAGAACCTTTTCGGCAGGGGGCAGATCCTGAGCCTTAAGGCCAATATTGGTTCGGCAACCACAATGTATGAACTATCCTTTGTAGAACCCTACTTGATGGATTTGCCCCTCTGGAGCAAATTTGACATCTGGAACATGGAGCGAGAATATGACTCCTACGATCTTGATACGAAAGGTGTTGGCTTCACGCTGGGATATCCTCTCTGGCCGCAATATCATATTACCGGGTTTTTTTCCTATCGGCTTTCGCTGGATGACGTTACCGATATTGATGATGACGCCTCGAAGTACGTGAAAGACCAGGAAGGCGAGAACACGACGAGTGGTGTTACCTTGACGCTGGCCAGGGATACGACGGATGATAATATCTTTCCATCCAAGGGGTCGAAGCACAGTGCCTCCGTGGAATTTACCGGTGGTCCTTTAGGGGGTGACACGGGGTTCACGAAATACAATGTAAGTTCCACCTGGTTCTTTCCCCTTCCGCTGGAAACCGTCCTGGGGACAAGGGGACGAATAGGGTACATTGCATCCCGCAGCGGTGAAAAGCTTCCCATCTACGAGCGGTTTTACCTCGGGGGGATCAATTCTCTCCGCGGATTGCGGGATGTGGGGCCCAAGGATGACGAGGGGGATGTGATCGGCGGTACGACGATGTTCAATGTCAACGTGGATTTTGTCTTTCCGCTGATCAAGAATGCGGGGATGAAGGGGGTTATTTTTTATGATACCGGAAATGCCTGGGACGGCGGGTATCATCTGGGTGATATGAGACATACCGCGGGGCTCGGCATCCGATGGTACTCCCCCATTGGACCGCTCCGCCTGGAATGGGGATATGTCCTGGACCGCGAGGATGATGAACCGGCAAGCCGTTGGGAATTCACCATGGGCATGTTCATGTAA
- a CDS encoding OmpH family outer membrane protein produces the protein MKDKLLRILPLAFGLVFLLSLPVAFAADKIGIVDVREVMQNSTEGKKASEEFKKIFEKNKAQISAKEAELKKLKEDLEKQRSVLKEAALKEKEGAYQKKFRDYQIMVKDANEELQARDQELSKSMLPEIIKVISAIGAKEKYTVILDIGTMPVPYFSKENDLTKRVIEEFNQTYKPKK, from the coding sequence ATGAAAGATAAACTTTTGAGGATTTTGCCTTTGGCATTTGGTCTGGTTTTTCTGCTTTCGCTGCCCGTCGCTTTCGCTGCTGACAAAATCGGGATTGTGGACGTTCGGGAGGTGATGCAGAATTCCACGGAGGGGAAGAAAGCTTCCGAAGAATTCAAGAAAATTTTTGAAAAAAACAAGGCTCAGATTTCTGCAAAGGAAGCGGAGCTTAAAAAACTCAAGGAAGATCTGGAAAAACAGCGCTCCGTTCTGAAGGAAGCGGCGCTGAAGGAAAAGGAAGGCGCTTACCAGAAGAAGTTCCGGGATTATCAAATCATGGTCAAAGATGCCAACGAAGAGTTGCAGGCCCGGGACCAGGAACTTTCCAAATCCATGTTGCCTGAAATCATAAAGGTCATCAGTGCCATCGGAGCAAAGGAAAAGTATACGGTGATCCTGGATATCGGAACGATGCCCGTGCCCTATTTTTCCAAGGAAAATGATCTGACGAAGCGTGTTATCGAAGAATTCAATCAGACCTATAAACCGAAAAAGTAA
- the lpxD gene encoding UDP-3-O-(3-hydroxymyristoyl)glucosamine N-acyltransferase — MKKSLDEIASFLGGTVVGDGEILIESIRGIDEAGPGEMTFIANAQYEKKLLTTKASAVLVSRDTESSGKNLIQVDDPYVALGSLLSLFYPEEKEAPVVSGQAVIEEGAEIAPSATIYPGVYVGRGARIDARVVLYPGVFIGREVVVGEDSVLYPNVAVYRRCLIGKRVIVHAGAVVGSDGFGFASPGQENVKIPQIGMVQIDDDVEIGSNTTIDRATLGRTWIQRGAKIDNLVQIAHNVVVGEMSVIVSQVGISGSTQLGRSVILGGQAGLVGHLEIGDFAMVGAQSGVHEDVKAHTVVSGSPCMPHRNWLRSMSCIPRLPEMRTSLNGLVKRVETLEKHCSLKKEKET, encoded by the coding sequence GTGAAGAAATCGCTCGACGAAATTGCTTCCTTTCTGGGGGGCACGGTTGTAGGGGACGGCGAAATTCTCATAGAGTCGATTCGAGGAATCGATGAGGCCGGACCGGGAGAGATGACATTTATTGCCAATGCCCAATATGAGAAGAAGCTGCTGACAACGAAGGCCTCCGCCGTTCTCGTTTCTCGAGATACGGAAAGTTCCGGTAAAAATCTGATTCAGGTTGACGATCCTTACGTAGCCCTGGGAAGTCTTCTTTCTCTGTTTTACCCCGAGGAGAAAGAAGCGCCGGTTGTCAGCGGTCAGGCGGTTATTGAAGAAGGCGCCGAGATTGCTCCGTCCGCGACCATTTATCCCGGGGTCTATGTCGGCAGGGGGGCCAGAATCGACGCGAGGGTCGTTCTTTATCCCGGCGTATTTATCGGACGGGAGGTTGTGGTCGGAGAGGATTCCGTTCTCTACCCCAATGTCGCTGTTTATCGGCGCTGTCTCATTGGAAAACGGGTTATTGTCCATGCCGGCGCTGTTGTGGGGAGCGATGGTTTCGGTTTTGCCAGTCCGGGGCAGGAAAATGTCAAAATCCCTCAGATCGGCATGGTCCAGATTGATGATGATGTGGAAATCGGTTCCAATACGACCATTGATCGGGCAACCCTTGGCCGAACCTGGATCCAGCGGGGCGCTAAAATCGACAACCTGGTTCAGATCGCCCACAATGTCGTGGTCGGAGAAATGTCGGTCATTGTCTCCCAGGTCGGTATTTCCGGGAGCACCCAGTTGGGGAGAAGCGTGATTCTCGGTGGACAGGCGGGGCTCGTGGGCCATCTGGAAATCGGCGATTTCGCCATGGTTGGAGCCCAGAGTGGCGTTCATGAAGATGTGAAGGCCCATACGGTTGTTTCCGGTTCGCCTTGCATGCCGCACCGCAATTGGCTGCGCTCGATGTCCTGTATTCCCCGGCTGCCGGAAATGCGCACTTCGCTGAACGGTCTGGTAAAGCGGGTGGAAACGTTGGAAAAGCATTGCAGTCTGAAAAAAGAAAAAGAAACATAG
- the lpxA gene encoding acyl-ACP--UDP-N-acetylglucosamine O-acyltransferase, producing MRIHPTAIVSPDARLAEGVEIGAYSVIGPGVAIEKNTILGSHVVIERDTDIGEECRISSFCSLGGDPQDLKYEGEKTRIVIGNHNVFREYVTVNRATSADIGVTMIGDNNLIMAYCHVAHNCKLGNNIIISNASHLAGHIHVDDFAIISGMVGIHQFTRIGAHCIIGGASAVTQDIPPYVTAAGNHAKLYGLNLIGLERRGFSKETIAALKEAYRIIFRSTLRLEAALEKVKQTVTDTPEVRNFVEFIQTSERGVCH from the coding sequence ATGAGGATTCATCCCACAGCAATTGTGTCACCGGATGCCCGCCTGGCGGAAGGTGTTGAAATTGGAGCATATAGTGTAATCGGTCCGGGCGTCGCCATCGAGAAAAATACGATTCTCGGATCCCATGTTGTTATTGAACGCGATACGGATATCGGTGAAGAATGCCGGATCTCATCCTTCTGTTCCTTGGGCGGCGATCCCCAGGATCTGAAGTACGAAGGGGAAAAAACACGGATTGTTATCGGGAATCATAACGTATTTCGTGAGTATGTGACCGTGAATCGGGCCACGTCGGCAGATATCGGCGTTACCATGATCGGGGATAACAACCTCATCATGGCTTACTGCCATGTCGCCCATAACTGCAAACTGGGAAATAACATCATCATCTCCAATGCTTCCCATCTGGCCGGTCATATTCATGTCGATGATTTTGCCATTATCAGCGGTATGGTTGGAATTCACCAGTTCACGCGGATCGGGGCGCACTGCATCATCGGGGGGGCATCGGCGGTTACTCAGGATATCCCTCCTTATGTGACGGCGGCAGGTAATCATGCAAAGCTCTACGGCCTCAATCTCATCGGCTTGGAACGGCGGGGATTCAGCAAAGAGACCATTGCGGCTCTGAAGGAGGCCTATCGGATCATCTTCCGTTCGACCCTGCGGCTTGAGGCCGCCCTGGAAAAGGTGAAGCAGACGGTAACGGATACTCCGGAAGTCCGTAACTTCGTTGAGTTCATCCAGACATCGGAGAGAGGCGTTTGCCACTAG